One Dromiciops gliroides isolate mDroGli1 chromosome 3, mDroGli1.pri, whole genome shotgun sequence DNA segment encodes these proteins:
- the FOXA3 gene encoding hepatocyte nuclear factor 3-gamma: MLGAAPSVKMEAHELSEWSYFPEASEVYPPVTPMSTMTPLNSYMTLSPLSPPYPPPGLPASPLPAGPLAPAAPPAPLGPPFPGLGPSGGSGGGPGYSGPGPVLGRPKEAPKSGYRRPLAHAKPPYSYISLITMAIQQAPGKMLTLNEIYQWIMDLFPYYRENQQRWQNSIRHSLSFNDCFVKVARSPDKPGKGSYWALHPGSGNMFENGCYLRRQKRFKLEEKVKKADGGAGGSGGRGAAGAASASLSSSPPPPPGPPPQEAEAPGGGEGTAGTLNCSSPPPSGGPYFSGLELPGELKLDVPYNFNHPFSISNLMSEQAGPTPLPQAAPKLDVGFPAYGAESGGGLGEAGVYYQGLYTRSLLNAS, translated from the exons ATGCTGGGCGCCGCCCCCTCCGTGAAGATGGAGGCGCACGAGCTGAGCGAATGGAGCTACTTTCCAGAGGCTTCAGAG GTCTACCCACCAGTGACACCGATGAGCACAATGACCCCACTCAACTCCTACATGACCCTGAGCCCCCTAAGCCCCCCATACCCACCTCCTGGCCTCCCAGCCTCCCCCCTTCCGGCTGGTCCCCTGGCCCCAGCAGCGCCCCCAGCGCCCTTGGGGCCTCCGTTCCCAGGCCTGGGTCCCAGCGGAGGCAGCGGAGGGGGCCCTGGGTATTCTGGCCCGGGACCTGTGTTGGGCCGGCCGAAGGAGGCCCCGAAGAGCGGGTACCGCCGTCCTCTGGCCCATGCCAAACCCCCCTATTCCTACATTTCCCTTATCACCATGGCCATCCAGCAGGCCCCCGGCAAGATGCTCACCCTGAATGAGATCTACCAGTGGATCATGGACCTTTTCCCTTACTACCGAGAGAACCAGCAGCGATGGCAAAACTCCATCCGCCACTCGCTCTCCTTCAACGATTGCTTTGTCAAGGTAGCCCGCTCCCCGGACAAGCCTGGCAAAGGCTCTTACTGGGCCCTCCACCCCGGATCTGGCAACATGTTTGAGAACGGCTGCTATCTGCGACGACAGAAACGCTTCAAGTTGGAGGAGAAGGTCAAGAAGGCTGACGGGGGGGCTGGGGGGTCGGGGGGCCGAGGAGCAGCCGGGGCAGCCTCGGCCTCCTtgtcttcctccccacctccaccaccTGGGCCCCCTCCTCAGGAGGCAGAGGCCccgggtgggggggagggaacgGCAGGGACCCTGAACTGCAGTTCGCCCCCACCCTCTGGGGGGCCCTATTTTTCTGGCTTGGAGCTCCCTGGGGAGCTGAAGCTGGATGTCCCCTATAACTTCAACCACCCCTTCTCTATTAGTAACCTAATGTCGGAGCAGGCGGGGCCGACCCCGCTGCCACAGGCAGCTCCCAAGCTGGACGTGGGCTTCCCTGCCTATGGGGCAGAGAGCGGGGGTGGACTTGGTGAGGCTGGCGTCTACTACCAGGGCCTGTATACCCGCTCTCTGCTCAACGCATCCTAG